Proteins encoded within one genomic window of Arachis ipaensis cultivar K30076 chromosome B08, Araip1.1, whole genome shotgun sequence:
- the LOC107614494 gene encoding aspartic proteinase CDR1, which produces MHSLLLLFSFSAHLYSLSNFIPFVEATKTQTSFTIDLIHHDSPLSPFYDSSMTSSDIFKKAALRSIARYALSESSNQFPESIVFPNGAVGDYLTKIYIGTPPVERIAVADTGSDLIWVQCSPCDDNSSCFSQDSPLFDPNNSSTYTPISCTSENCTLLYQNQRTCGTSNVCEYLYKYGDHSYTSGELASDSVSFDSTSGVTFPNSIFGCGHNNSVTFNSTKKATGLVGLGAGPLSLVSQLGDQIGHKFSYCLVPVGSNSTSKLKFGDDAIISGNGVVSTPLTINSSTPTYYNLNLEGITVGNNTIQSTQNSSNIIIDSGTTFTYLDPSMFNDIVTLVTESSAVEALQDPPKPYGFCGSFQGSGVNVPDFVFHFTGADVALPTENMYTVVDNNLLCLLLLPNTGLNGLSIFGNLAQINFQVEYDLQGNKVSFAPANCTNSN; this is translated from the coding sequence ATGCATAGTCTTTTGTTATTGTTCTCGTTTTCAGCACATTTGTACTCACTTTCTAATTTCATACCCTTTGTTGAAGCTACTAAAACCCAAACAAGCTTCACCATTGATCTTATTCACCATGATTCCCCACTCTCACCGTTTTATGATTCTTCAATGACCTCATCGGATATTTTTAAGAAGGCCGCGCTGCGTTCCATCGCGCGATACGCCTTGAGTGAAAGTAGCAATCAATTCCCTGAATCCATTGTATTTCCAAATGGTGCGGTCGGCGATTACCTAACGAAAATCTATATCGGCACTCCTCCCGTGGAAAGAATTGCCGTCGCAGACACGGGCAGTGATCTCATATGGGTTCAATGCTCGCCGTGCGACGACAATTCTAGTTGTTTCTCCCAAGATAGCCCACTGTTTGATCCAAACAACTCTTCCACTTATACTCCAATTTCATGTACCTCAGAAAATTGCACGTTACTGTACCAAAACCAGCGTACATGTGGAACCTCAAATGTTTGCGAGTATTTGTACAAATATGGCGACCACTCTTACACAAGTGGAGAATTGGCTTCTGATTCCGTAAGTTTTGATTCCACTAGTGGTGTTACATTTCCAAATTCAATTTTTGGATGTGGCCATAACAATAGTGTAACGTTTAATAGCACTAAAAAAGCCACAGGGCTAGTTGGTCTAGGAGCAGGGCCATTGTCACTAGTTTCACAACTTGGTGACCAAATTGGTCACAAATTCTCGTATTGTTTGGTTCCTGTTGGTTCAAATTCTACAAGCAAGCTTAAATTTGGGGACGATGCAATCATTTCAGGAAACGGAGTTGTGTCAACTCCGTTAACCATCAATTCCTCTACACCTACTTATTACAATCTTAATCTTGAAGGCATAACCGTTGGTAATAACACGATTCAGAGTACTCAAAATTCTAGCAACATAATCATTGATTCGGGGACAACGTTTACTTATCTTGACCCAAGTATGTTCAATGATATCGTGACTCTGGTCACGGAATCCTCAGCTGTTGAGGCACTGCAAGACCCTCCAAAACCGTACGGTTTTTGCGGCAGTTTCCAAGGATCAGGTGTTAACGTGCCTGATTTCGTGTTTCACTTTACTGGTGCTGATGTTGCTTTGCCAACTGAAAACATGTACACCGTTGTTGACAACAACTTGCTCTGCTTGCTGCTGCTACCCAACACCGGATTAAATGGATTGTCCATCTTCGGAAATTTGGCGCAGATTAATTTTCAGGTAGAGTACGATCTTCAAGGGAATAAGGTTTCTTTTGCTCCAGCTAATTGTACTAATAGTAATTAG
- the LOC107611240 gene encoding uncharacterized protein LOC107611240 codes for MTLTPYDGLGDPKKFLKKFRSIMIVNGASDLVLCRCFQSYLDGPALDWFCALPAGSISRFQELATLFEDQFPRSAIYLHDSDYLNTIKQGQNESLKDYMTRFTKVAMSIPDLHSEVHLHAIKSGLRPGKFQETILVAKPKTLAEFREKAKGQIDIEELRQARKADKTQYRDEDKVQNNKKNFKLTPRFESYTQFNTKRDDIIKEILNSKLIEPPKKAGTYQDTKNVNKSKYCTFHQKHGQTTDECVVAKDLLERLAQQDHIDKYISGQMQRHTPSFIGNTSSE; via the coding sequence ATGACTCTTACCCCCTATGACGGGCTTGGTGACCCAAAGAAGTTCCTCAAAAAATTCCGATCAATAATGATCGTTAATGGTGCATCCGATCTTGTTTTATGTCGTTGCTTTCAATCTTATTTGGACGGCCCTGCACTTGACTGGTTTTGTGCTTTGCCTGCAGGTTCAATCTCCAGGTTCCAGGAGCTGGCCACGCTATTTGAAGATCAATTTCCTAGATCTGCTATTTATCTGCATGACTCAGATTATCTGAATACAATAAAGCAAGGCCAGAATGAGAGCTTGAAAGATTATATGACTCGCTTCACAAAGGTCGCCATGAGTATACCAGACCTCCACTCCGAGGTCCATTTGCATGCCATCAAGAGTGGACTTCGGCCAGGAAAGTTCCAAGAGACCATCCTTGTAGCCAAGCCAAAGACCCTTGCCGAGTTTCGCGAAAAAGCAAAAGGACAAATCGACATCGAAGAACTCAGACAAGCTCGGAAAGCCGACAAAACACAATACAGAGACGAAGATAAGGtacaaaataataagaaaaattttaaactaaCTCCTCGGTTTGAATCCTATACACAGTTCAACACAAAGCGGGACGACATCATCAAAGAGATCCTGAACTCAAAATTGATCGAACCCCCGAAGAAGGCCGGCACCTATCAAGACACAAAGAACGTGAATAAATCCAAATACTGTACTTTCCACCAGAAGCACGGCCAAACTACTGACGAATGTGTGGTCGCAAAAGACCTTTTGGAGCGGCTAGCTCAGCAAGATCACATTGACAAATACATCAGTGGCCAAATGCAAAGGCATACACCATCCTTTATTGGAAACACCTCGTCAGAATAA